The Catenulispora sp. GP43 genome includes a window with the following:
- a CDS encoding CPBP family intramembrane glutamic endopeptidase, translating into MAVVDEGLAPSGGGGGPVPEARWRMLLRFEVLVVLALSFGQSAVYSFVSIIAKLTAKQALNQQAAGLNASQSPRPWLDFTYQVLDLGFSVVIVALVAYLLMRENASLRTIGFDLTGGWRDWARGAVVAAGIGTAGLGLYVVAHALNLNATVIPTTLPDVWWRVPILVLDAFRNGVTEEVVVLGYLLRRFEQLGFSRNKSEVMSSLVRGSYHLYQGFGGFVGNFVMGMIFCRAYRRWGRVMPLVIAHGLIDTVTFVGWLYLAHYLGIPGAPK; encoded by the coding sequence GTGGCGGTGGTGGACGAGGGCCTGGCGCCCTCGGGGGGCGGGGGCGGGCCGGTGCCGGAGGCCCGGTGGCGGATGCTGCTGCGGTTCGAGGTGCTGGTGGTGCTGGCGCTGTCCTTCGGCCAGTCCGCGGTGTACTCGTTCGTGTCGATCATCGCCAAGCTGACCGCGAAGCAGGCGCTGAACCAGCAGGCGGCCGGGCTGAACGCCTCGCAGTCCCCGCGGCCCTGGCTGGACTTCACCTACCAGGTGCTCGACCTGGGGTTCAGCGTGGTGATCGTGGCGCTGGTGGCGTACCTGCTGATGCGGGAGAACGCCTCGCTGCGCACCATCGGGTTCGACCTGACCGGGGGGTGGCGGGACTGGGCCCGCGGCGCGGTGGTGGCGGCCGGGATCGGTACCGCGGGGCTGGGGCTGTACGTGGTCGCGCACGCCCTGAACCTCAACGCCACGGTGATCCCGACGACGCTGCCGGACGTGTGGTGGCGGGTGCCGATCCTGGTGCTGGACGCGTTCCGGAACGGCGTCACCGAGGAGGTCGTGGTCCTGGGGTACCTGCTGCGCCGGTTCGAGCAACTCGGGTTCTCCCGGAACAAGTCCGAGGTGATGTCCTCGCTGGTGCGCGGTTCCTACCACCTGTACCAGGGTTTCGGCGGATTCGTCGGGAACTTCGTGATGGGGATGATCTTCTGCCGGGCCTACCGGCGCTGGGGCCGGGTGATGCCGCTGGTGATCGCGCACGGCCTGATCGACACGGTGACCTTCGTCGGGTGGCTCTAC